GGTCTTCTTCCACCTGACGGCGCCTGTTAATTTCCTCGATCAGTTTCCGTGTCCGCTCTTGAACGCGATTTTCCAGGTGCTCATTGAGCATTCGCAATTCCTGCTGTGTTCGGAGCAGATCCCGATTTTTCCGAACGACGGTTTCATAAGTGGAAATCAGGATGTTCAAAATCCGTTTTCGGCTTGCTGATATCGAATATTGCTGACCACCGATCAGAATCTGGATCTCCGGATCTGAATCGCCGTCTGTTATTTCCCCCTGCGCTCTCTGGGTCAGTAAGTACTGGATCCGGGACAGGAGGTTTTCTTCATCGTAAGGTTTCGTAATAAAATTGTCGGCGCCACATTCCAAACTCCGGATAACATCTCTTGGGTCCGAAAGAACGGTAAGGAGGATAACAGGCGTGGCTTTCATGGAGGGTTCCAACTTGATGCGTTTGCAGAGTTCAAAACCATCCATCTCCGGCATGATGATATCGCTGATTACAATGGCGGGTTTGTGGCTGGTGATAAGTTGAAGCGCTTCCTGTCCGTCTCGGGCGTGCAGCACATGAAACCCCTGTTCTTCAAGGGTGTATCTCAGTTTTTCGGCCTGGGTCAGGCTGTCTTCCACAATGAGGATGTTCGTAGTCATTATTTGCGAATTATCAACCCGTTTCGTTAGATCGATGCGCCAGTTCCTGTTCGCGAGTGGAGTTCCGTATGGCGATGTTTTTTAATCATGATGCAGGATATTTATCAACTAAAATTTGTCTCTGATTTCCCAGGAACTGCAGGGGATTTTTCGGCAGATCGTTGGGCTGAAGAGATTCCGGCCTCTTGAGGGTCGGCAAAATCGGCAAGTATGGCTGAAAAGCGGTTGTCCGTAATTTCAAAGGCAGACAAGGTCAAGGGGGGTTTTGGTAATGCGTTCCAGCGTTTCTTTGCGGACGATGAAATCGGCCTCGATGCCGATGCTTCCCTCTCCGGGAAAGACAAACTTGGGTTCAAGGGCAAAAACCATCCCCTCGGTCAGGGTTTGTCGGTGACGCGCAGTGATGACCGGTATTTCGTTGAGCTCAAGTCCCAGGCCGTGACCGATAAATCCGACTTTTCCTTCACCGTACCCCATGAAATACTCATCAAGTTTCGCTGCCCTGGCCCTGTTGCGCGCGAATTCGAAGATTCGGGTGGTTTCTGTGCCTTCCCTGGCAAAAGCGGCCGTTTCCTCGATAATCTCTCTGGAGACATCATACGCCCTGGCTAATTTTTCGTTCAGAGAACCGATCACAAAGGCCCTCGTCTCGTCGGTGATGTAACCGTTGTAACCTGCGCCATAATCAAGGATGACAGGCTGATTCCGTTGAATGACATTGAGGGACGATCCCTGGGGAAGGGCATGGGTGACGCCCAGGCCGGCGATGGTGACGTCGGCGGCAGTGGGAAGAGTGCCTGCCTGTCCGGAGATCACGTAGAGGCACATCATTTCCTGATTGAAGCCGCGCATGCGAAGCAATCCCTGGTGACCGCGACGTCGGCCTTCGGCATTCAGCTCAGCTTCAACATCAATTTCCCTCATGCCTTCCTGGATGACCTCCCGCGCCCGGGAAAAGACGGCATCCATGATTTTCCCCGACCGTTTCATCTGGCGGATTTCAAAGGCGCTCTTGACCATCCGTACCTCCCGGATCAGCGGAGAGAGATCGGCAAAAGAGTCAACTTCACAAATCCGTCGAAAGCGTTCGTACGTGGAAACGGGGAGGATATCCAACTCCATGCCGCCCCTGCCGCGCAGGATCCCCTTCCCGGAAAGGATGTCGTGCACGTCCCCGTGGCCTGCAATCGGGGTGATTGTCAGAGGGGATTCCCTCCGTGCCCGTTCCTGATTTCTTTCCACAAACAGGAGGGGATCGCTCTCCAGGGGGATGACCAGGATGCCTCGTTGTGTGGTGCCGGAAAAGTAGAAAAGATCGACATTTCCCATGATAATGGAAAAGTGGATGTCCGCCCCGGCCATTTTTTCTTTGAAACGGTTGATTCTGCTCTGGATTTCCTCATGCGGCGTGAGTTCACAGGTTTCTGTCCCGGTTCTCATATCTCGACTCCTGCATAAATTAACTCGGAATTTTCAAGGTATCCGGTGCATATCTTGTATGAAGAAATACATTATATTAATATTTTTGATTTTTACCATGAATGAATGCAATTCAAAGAGTGTCTTTTCATTGTTTTTAGCGGAGGCAACGAAGCGCTGACTAAATAGCTAATATTCCTTATTTTTTATAGAATGAGGCGAAAAAATGAGGCGATGGATGGAAGGGGTTGAAAGAAATTTGAACCGGATCGATCCGAGGTCGCAGGGGGGAGAATGACGACAACCTTTTCCAAAAAAACGGCAAGATCCAAAAGGCGATTGTCCTTGGCGATATTTATGGTATTGTTGCTCTTCAGTTTTTCCTGCCCCGGAAAGCTCGGAGCCGGTGAGTTCTATCGCTGGATTGACGAAAACGGCGTGGTCCATGTATCGGATACATTTCCCCAGGCGAGTTCGAAGGGCGGGAAACAGGAGGTGCAGCGTGTCAATGTTCCGGTCAATGCCCCGGTTAACGTTCCGGCGCCAAAGGGATCGCAAACGGATGAATACCAGATTCCCTTTTCCCATACGCCAACAGGTGGTATTATTGTTAAAGGTGTTTTTGATGACGCCATCAACGTGACGATGCTCTTCGATACGGGCGCCAGCCATATGGTCATTTCTGAGACTCTGGCAAGGCAGTTGGATCCCTCGTCTCCCGTCGTCAGGAAGGTGAAGGTTCAAACGGCCGGAGGCCCGATAGAAGCCAGGATGTCGATGATATCGAAAGTGGCCCTTGGCGATGTCTTTAAGGAGAATGTCCCTGCCGTGGTAACGGATCGTGATCCCCGCCCCATGGGTTTTGATGCCATTCTGGGACTCAGTTTTCTTCAGGATTTCAGGGCAACCGTTGATTATCAGAACAGGGTTATCATCCTGAAACGTCATTGACGGAGAACCCGAATCAAGCAGGTTCTTTCTGAAAAAGTCTGCAGGGGAACTCCGCGAGGGGATTCCCCCGCGGCATGAAGGACGCCGTCAAAAGGGTCGTGAAAAAGGATCGTGGAGATGAACAAGGAAAATCGAATCATGGAGAAAGAAAAGGTGACGGTCTTTCCTGGCCAGGTGGGGGAGGCTAGCAGAGGGTCTCAAAAAAATGCGGAACCGGAAGATCAATTCCTGTATCTTTTTGAGAATTTTCCCGACGCCATCCTCCTTGCCGATCAATGGGAAATTATCGATTGCAATCCCGCCGCCGTTAGAATGCTGGCCGGCAGCAGTAAGGATGACATCATCGGCAGGAACGTGGAACAATTTTTCCCTCCGACGCAACCGGACGGACGGTCCTCTGTGGAAGCATCCCGTAATCTGTGGAAGCTCACCTTGAAGAAAAAATCCGTTCAGATGGAGTGGATGCAT
This genomic interval from Syntrophus gentianae contains the following:
- a CDS encoding response regulator transcription factor, producing MTTNILIVEDSLTQAEKLRYTLEEQGFHVLHARDGQEALQLITSHKPAIVISDIIMPEMDGFELCKRIKLEPSMKATPVILLTVLSDPRDVIRSLECGADNFITKPYDEENLLSRIQYLLTQRAQGEITDGDSDPEIQILIGGQQYSISASRKRILNILISTYETVVRKNRDLLRTQQELRMLNEHLENRVQERTRKLIEEINRRRQVEEDLRKQEQDLRNKSKILEEVNTALHVLIKNRELDRIDQGQKILSNCKELILPYVEQLKKQKLPPQQMTCVEIIEANLQNIISPFLQSLSSELANLTPKEVQVANLVKEGKTTKEISELLNLSIRSVESHRDNIRNKLGINNEKINLRSYLLSFS
- a CDS encoding M24 family metallopeptidase, producing the protein MRTGTETCELTPHEEIQSRINRFKEKMAGADIHFSIIMGNVDLFYFSGTTQRGILVIPLESDPLLFVERNQERARRESPLTITPIAGHGDVHDILSGKGILRGRGGMELDILPVSTYERFRRICEVDSFADLSPLIREVRMVKSAFEIRQMKRSGKIMDAVFSRAREVIQEGMREIDVEAELNAEGRRRGHQGLLRMRGFNQEMMCLYVISGQAGTLPTAADVTIAGLGVTHALPQGSSLNVIQRNQPVILDYGAGYNGYITDETRAFVIGSLNEKLARAYDVSREIIEETAAFAREGTETTRIFEFARNRARAAKLDEYFMGYGEGKVGFIGHGLGLELNEIPVITARHRQTLTEGMVFALEPKFVFPGEGSIGIEADFIVRKETLERITKTPLDLVCL
- a CDS encoding aspartyl protease family protein, encoding MTTTFSKKTARSKRRLSLAIFMVLLLFSFSCPGKLGAGEFYRWIDENGVVHVSDTFPQASSKGGKQEVQRVNVPVNAPVNVPAPKGSQTDEYQIPFSHTPTGGIIVKGVFDDAINVTMLFDTGASHMVISETLARQLDPSSPVVRKVKVQTAGGPIEARMSMISKVALGDVFKENVPAVVTDRDPRPMGFDAILGLSFLQDFRATVDYQNRVIILKRH